Proteins encoded together in one Microcebus murinus isolate Inina chromosome 16, M.murinus_Inina_mat1.0, whole genome shotgun sequence window:
- the COX4I2 gene encoding cytochrome c oxidase subunit 4 isoform 2, mitochondrial has product MLSRAAWSLVLRRGGPGTRGKHSLEGSAPSERRMPPYANYFAQRSYPMPDEPFCTELTAEQRALKEKEKGSWTQLSHAEKVALYRLQFHQTFAEMNRRSNEWKTVMGCVFFFFGFAALLIWWQRVYMFPEKPITLTDEWKAKQLQRILDMKANPVQGLASRWDYEKKQWKK; this is encoded by the exons atgCTGTCCAGAGCTGCCTGGAGCTTGGTGCTGAGAAGAGGAGGACCTGGAACTCGAGGGAAACACAGCCTAGAAGGCTCTG CCCCCAGCGAGCGGAGGATGCCGCCCTACGCCAACTACTTTGCCCAGCGCTCCTACCCCATGCCAGACGAGCCCTTCTGCACCGAGCTCACTGCTGAGCAGCGGGCcctgaaggagaaggagaagggcagCTGGACCCAGCTGAGCCACGCCGAGAAGGTGGCCC TGTACCGGCTGCAGTTCCACCAGACCTTCGCGGAGATGAACCGTCGCTCCAACGAGTGGAAGACAGTGATGGGCtgtgtcttcttcttctttggaTTCGCGGCTCTGCTGATTTGGTGGCAGCGGGTTTACA TGTTCCCCGAGAAGCCCATCACCCTGACGGACGAGTGGAAGGCTAAGCAGCTCCAGCGCATCCTGGACATGAAGGCCAACCCCGTGCAAGGCCTGGCCTCCCGCTGGGACTACGAGAAGAAGCAGTGGAAGAAGTGA